The following are from one region of the Heliangelus exortis chromosome 2, bHelExo1.hap1, whole genome shotgun sequence genome:
- the PDSS1 gene encoding all trans-polyprenyl-diphosphate synthase PDSS1 isoform X3 encodes MIHTASLVHDDVIDDANSRRGKMTVNRIWGERKAVLAGDFILSAASVALARIGNTTIISVLTQVIEDLVRGEFLQLGSKENENERFAHYLEKTFKKTASLIANSCKAVSILGCPDPKVHEIAYQYGKNVGIAFQLIDDVLDFTSCADHLGKPAAADLKLGLATGPVLFACRQFPEMNAMIMRRFSKPGDVERARKYVLQSDGVQQTTYLAQRYCHAATREISKLRPSPEREALIQLTEMVLTRDK; translated from the exons ATGATCCACACAGCTAGCCTGGTTCATGATGATGTAATTGATGATGCAAATTCCCGCAGAGGAAAAATGACAGTCAATCGAAtctggggagagaggaag GCTGTTCTAGCTGGTGACTTCAtcctctcagctgcttctgtaGCTTTAGCACGAATTGGAAACACCACTATAATCTCTGTTCTAACTCAGGTGATTGAAGATCTGGTGCGTG GTGAATTCCTCCAGTTGGGTTCCAAGGAAAATGAGAACGAGAGATTTGCTCACTACCTCGAGAAGACCTTTAAGAAGACTGCAAGTCTTATAGCAAACAGTTGTAAAGCA gtttcaaTTCTAGGCTGCCCCGATCCCAAAGTTCATGAAATTGCATACCAGTATGGAAAAAATGTTGGCATAGCTTTTCAG CTAATAGATGATGTGCTGGATTTTACATCGTGTGCTGACCATCTGgggaaaccagcagcagcagatctcAAGCTTGGACTGGCCACAGGCCCTGTCTTGTTTGCTTGTCGACAG TTTCCAGAAATGAATGCTATGATAATGAGACGATTCAGTAAGCCAGGAGATGTCGAACGTGCTCGGAAATACGTGTTGCAG AGTGATGGTGTGCAGCAAACAACCTACCTCGCCCAGCGCTACTGCCACGCAGCTACCCGAGAGATCAGCAAACTGCGGCCGTCCCCGGAAAGGGAAGCCCTCATCCAGCTGACGGAAATGGTTCTCACCAGAGACAAGTGA